In Odontesthes bonariensis isolate fOdoBon6 chromosome 22, fOdoBon6.hap1, whole genome shotgun sequence, one genomic interval encodes:
- the prpf4 gene encoding U4/U6 small nuclear ribonucleoprotein Prp4, whose amino-acid sequence MSDDEDSAPAVKRSRVFYGSLEEKERERLSSEKRGSDGVKAGIKAGNINISSGETLEMEERVSERQHDALAEFERRRRARQITVSTDDAEVKAGLRALGEPITLFGEGPADRRERLRGVLSVVGPDALKKSRKDEERAKRSQDECQQTWYHEGSASLKDARLWLARYSLPRAVRRLEAARAQKDVNESTRTMRQQELHKSLRNLNNFCSQIGDDRPISFCHFSPDSKMLATASWSGLCKLWSVPDCNPIRTLRGHNTNVGAIVFRPQAGVSLDQSDVSLASCAADGTVKLWNLESDEPVADIEGHSERVSRVSWHPSGRFLGTTCYDNSWRLWDLEVQEEILHQEGHSKGVHDLSFHPDGSLVATGGLDAFGRVWDLRTGRCVVFLEGHLREIYSLHFSPNGHHLATGSGDHTCKVWELRNRKCLYTVPAHQNLLSAVRFQPTDGHFLLTGAYDNTAKVWSHPGWMPMKTLAGHEGKVMGVDVSPDGKLIATSSYDRTFKLWLSESSQL is encoded by the exons ATGTCGGACGATGAGGACTCCGCTCCAGCGGTGAAGAGAAGTCGCGTTTTCTACGGCAGCCTCGAAGAGAAGGAGCGCGAGCGCCTGAGCTCAGAGAAAAGGGGAAGTGATGGCGTCAAGGCGGGAATCAAGGCTGGAAACATCAACATCTCCTCAG GGGAGACTCTGGAGATGGAGGAGCGGGTCAGCGAGCGGCAGCATGATGCTCTCGCTGAGTTTGAGCGGCGCCGGCGAGCGCGGCAGATCACCGTGTCCACAGATGACGCCGAGGTGAAGGCCGGCCTCCGAGCACTGGGGGAGCCAATCACGTTGTTTGGAGAGGGACCAGCTGACCGCCGGGAGAGGCTGCGTGGCGTTCTGTCCGTGGTCGGACCCGACGCCCTGAAGAAGTCCAGAAAAGACGAGGAGCGGGCCAAGAGGTCCCAGGACGAG TGTCAGCAGACGTGGTACcatgaaggctccgcctccctgAAGGACGCTCGGCTCTGGTTGGCCAGATACTCTCTTCCACG GGCAGTGAGGCGCCTGGAAGCTGCACGCGCTCAGAAGGATGTTAACGAGTCGACCAGGACGATGCGCCAACAAGAACTGCACAAGAGCCTGAGG aaTCTGAACAACTTCTGCAGTCAGATTGGTGATGATCGACCAATCAGCTTCTGCCATTTCAGCCCAGACTCCAAGATGTTGGCCACCGCTTCCTG GAGCGGACTGTGTAAGCTGTGGTCCGTCCCCGACTGCAACCCGATTCGCACACtcagag GACACAACACCAACGTGGGAGCCATCGTGTTTCGCCCGCAGGCTGGAGTCTCTCTGGACCAATCAGATGTCAGCCTGGCGTCATGTGCTGCTGATGGGACGGTGAAGCTGTGGAACCTCGAGAG CGATGAGCCGGTGGCTGACATCGAGGGTCACAGTGAACGAGTGTCTCGGGTGTCCTGGCATCCGTCCGGAAGGTTCCTGGGAACGACCTG CTATGATAACTCGTGGCGTCTGTGGGACTTGGAGGTTCAGGAGGAAATCCTCCATCAGGAGGGTCACAGCAAAGGAGTTCATGACCTGAGCTTCCATCCCGACGGCTCGCTGGTTGCCACAGG AGGCCTGGATGCGTTCGGCAGGGTGTGGGATCTGCGCACCGGGCGCTGCGTTGTGTTCCTGGAGGGTCACCTGAGGGAGATCTACAGCCTGCACTTTTCTCCCAACGG GCATCACCTGGCCACAGGAAGTGGGGACCACACCTGTAAGGTTTGGGAGCTGCGCAACAGGAAGTGCCTGTACACAGTCCCCGCCCACCAGAACCTGCTGTCAGCCGTCCGCTTCCAAC CCACTGAcggccacttcctgttgaccggCGCCTATGACAACACGGCGAAGGTTTGGAGCCACCCGGGCTGGATGCCCATGAAGACGCTGGCCGGGCACGAGGGCAAG GTGATGGGCGTCGACGTGTCACCTGACGGGAAGCTGATCGCCACCAGCTCCTACGACCGAACTTTCAAACTGTGGCTGTCGGAGTCAAGCCAACTGTGA
- the cdc26 gene encoding anaphase-promoting complex subunit CDC26, whose translation MLRRKPTRLELKIDDTEEFESVKKELEARKRQREEAESGGGGASVIGADMMGGGASAAASSSTASRAELINERIGYKPHPKPATLPTLFGSLQF comes from the exons ATGTTGAGGAGGAAACCGACTCGTTTGGAGCTGAAGATTGACGACACCGAGGAGTTCGAGAGCGTGAAAAAGGAGCTGGAG gcCAGGAAGCGTCAGCGAGAGGAGGCGGAGTCAGGAGGCGGAGGGGCTTCTGTCATCGGTGCTGATATGATGGGGGGCGGAGCCTCTGCCGCAGCGTCGTCCTCTACGGCATCGAGGGCGGAGCTTATCAATGAGCGAATTGGCTACAAGCCCCACCCCAAACCGGCCACACTGCCGACCTTATTTGGAAGTTTACAGTTTTAA
- the LOC142373289 gene encoding multidrug resistance-associated protein 1-like, whose translation MAALCSDLDPLWDWNLTWYTSTPDLTQCFQQTILVWLPCLYLWTCCPFYLVYLQLHPHRGVLPLSKLCCIKTLLALSLASFGLLEMFYFLVKLNEIQNHLLVLLAPLIRTLTLGLAAAVIQAERMKGRRSSVLLFLFWALLVLCSVVPLKVNIEQIIVQGSPSDPLRSAAFFICFSLQLTELVLSCFSDGRSLSDRRAHVQNLCPEEDASFLSKFFFFWFCSLAVRGYRRPLQAADLWSLRHQDSSTQIMMDLQRFWKQQEVQQLQSRSQSRWTDPATQTEKTHLLRKKKKGWSYEFSLLWALGRSFGSYFLCGTLCLLLHDAFMFAVPQVLSALLDFMRDKEAALWKGFLFASLLFLLSCLQSVLHHQYMFHCFTVGMRLKTAIMGLVYRKSLVMSSAARQQCNVGEIINLVSADTQKLMDFVVYFNSVWIAPIEMALCFYFLWQLLGPPALAGTATVLLIFPLNGFIAKVRSKLQEVQMTFTDSRIKLMNEILGGVKILKFYSWEEAFLRRVNVLRDGELKALRTSQILHSVSLASFNSSSFLISLSVFTVYVLIDSQNVLDAQKIFVSVALINILKTPLSQLPFAMSTTMQAAVSLRRLGSFLGQEELNTDHVERLPHDADGDSLVVEGGFFSWSSSALPCLQRINLKVRTGSLVAVVGNVGSGKSSLLSAMMGEMDRRSGHVLIKGSVAYVPQLAWIQNASLKENILFGGERKESWYHRVLEACALLPDLDLLPSGDSSEIGEKGLNLSGGQRQRVSLARAVYRRSDVYLLDDPLSAVDAQVGQHIFDRVIGPTGLLKGKTRVLVTHGLSFLSKADLILVMEDGHISEMGSYTELMDRKGLLAKLIHTFRGNQRRESSVLKEKSRRKSVSRLSMTDFSIDLSLRSS comes from the exons ATGGCAGCTCTGTGCAGCGACCTGGATCCTCTCTGG GACTGGAACCTGACCTGGTACACCTCCACACCAGATCTCACTCAGTGTTTCCAGCAGACCATCCTGGTGTGGCTGCCCTGCCTTTACCTCTGGACATGTTGTCCCTTCTACCTGGTCTACCTGCAGCTCCACCCCCACAGAGGggtcctcccactgtccaagcTCTGCTGCATCAAGACG CTCCTGGCTCTCAGTCTGGCTTCTTTTGGACTCCTGGAGATGTTTTACTTCCTGGTGAAGCTGAATGAGATCCAGAACcacctgctggtcctgctggctCCTCTGATCCGGACTCTGACTCTG GGATTGGCTGCAGCGGTGATCCAGGCTGAGAGGATGAAGGGCCGCCGGTCTTCGGTGCTCCTCTTCCTGTTCTGGGCTCTGCTGGTTCTGTGTTCCGTCGTTCCACTGAAGGTCAACATCGAGCAGATCATCGTTCAG GGCTCCCCCTCGGACCCTCTTCGCTCAGCGGCGTTCTTCATCTGTTTTTCGCTCCAGCTCACTGAACTCGTCCTCAGCTGTTTCTCAGACGGCCGCTCGCTCTCTGACAGACGCGCCCACGTCCAG AATCTGTGTCCTGAAGAAGATGCCTCCTTCCTCTcaaagttcttcttcttctggttctGCAG CTTGGCAGTTCGAGGTTATCGCCGCCCGCTCCAGGCTGCAGATCTTTGGTCTCTGCGCCACCAGGACTCATCCACCCAGATAATGATGGACCTCCAGAGGTTCTGGAAGCAGCAGGAAGTCCAACAGCTGCA GTCCCGGTCCCAGTCCCGGTGGACTGATCCagccacacaaacagaaaaaacgCACCTGctcagaaagaagaagaaggggtgGAGCTATGAGTTCTCCCTCCTGTGGGCTTTGGGGCGGAGCTTTGGAAGCTACTTCCTGTGTGGCACTCTGTGTCTCCTCCTCCACGACGCCTTCATGTTCGCCGTACCTCAGGTGCTCAG TGCGCTGCTGGACTTCATGCGGGACAAAGAAGCCGCCCTGTGGAAAGGTTTCCTGTTCGCCTCGCTGCTCTTCCTGCTGTCCTGCCTGCAGTCGGTGCTTCACCATCAGTACATGTTTCACTGCTTCACCGTCGGCATGAGGCTGAAAACTGCCATCATGGGCCTCGTCTACAGGAAG AGCCTGGTGATGAGCAGTGCAGCGCGGCAGCAGTGTAACGTGGGAGAAATCATTAATCTGGTCTCAGCCGACACTCAGAAGCTGATGGACTTTGTGGTTTATTTCAACAGCGTTTGGATCGCACCCATTGAAATGGCTCTCTGCTTCTACTTCCTGtggcag CTCCTCGGCCCGCCTGCTCTGGCTGGAACTGCTACAGTTCTGCTGATCTTTCCTCTGAACGGCTTCATTGCTAAAGTTAGAAGCAAACTTCAG GAAGTTCAGATGACGTTTACCGACAGTCGAATCAAACTGATGAACGAGATCCTGGGAGGGGTGAAAATCCTCAAGTTTTACTCCTGGGAGGAAGCTTTCCTGAGACGAGTCAACGTCCTGAGAGACGGAGAACTCAAAGCCCTGAGGACGTCTCAGATCCTTCACTCGGTTTCTCTGGCTTCCTTTAACTCCTCCTCTTTCCTG ATTTCCCTGTCTGTGTTCACAGTCTACGTGTTGATCGACAGTCAAAATGTTCTGGATGCTCAGAAAATCTTTGTTTCTGTAGCTCTGATCAACATACTGAAAACTCCCCTGAGTCAGCTTCCATTCGCCATGAGCACCACCATGCAG GCCGCCGTCTCACTCAGACGCCTCGGAAGCTTCTTGGGTCAGGAAGAACTGAACACTGACCATGTGGAGAGGCTTCCTCATGATGCAG ATGGAGATAGCCTGGTGGTGGAAGGCGGGTTCTTCTCCTGGTCCAGCAGCGCGCTGCCGTGTCTCCAGAGGATCAACCTGAAGGTCAGGACTGGTTCTCTGGTTGCGGTGGTCGGTAATGTTGGCTCTGGCAAGTCGTCTCTGCTATCTGCCATGATGGGAGAGATGGACAGGAGAAGCGGCCATGTTTTAATCAAG GGCTCCGTGGCCTACGTCCCACAGCTGGCCTGGATCCAGAACGCTTCTCTGAAGGAAAACATTTTGTTTGGTGGCGAGAGGAAGGAGAGCTGGTATCACCGTGTTCTGGAGGCCTGCGCTCTGCTGCCAGATCTGGACCTCCTTCCATCCGGAGACAGCTCCGAGATCGGGGAGAAG GGTTTAAACCTCTCTGGAGGACAGAGGCAGAGGGTGAGTCTAGCTCGGGCAGTTTATCGGAGGTCAGATGTTTACTTGCTCGACGATCCGTTATCGGCTGTCGACGCTCAAGTAGGACAACATATCTTTGATCGAGTCATTGGACCCACTGGACTCCTGAAAGGCAAG ACCCGGGTGCTGGTGACTCACGGCCTCAGCTTCCTGTCTAAAGCAGACCTGATCCTGGTGATGGAAGATGGTCACATCTCTGAGATGGGCTCGTACACAGAGCTGATGGACAGGAAGGGCCTCTTGGCTAAATTAATCCACACCTTCCGTGGAAACCAACGGAGAGAGAGCTCTGTCCTCAAAGAAAAGA GCAGAAGAAAGTCCGTGTCTCGCCTCAGTATGACGGATTTTTCCATCGATCTCTCtctcaggagcagctga